One segment of Rhinoderma darwinii isolate aRhiDar2 unplaced genomic scaffold, aRhiDar2.hap1 Scaffold_1728, whole genome shotgun sequence DNA contains the following:
- the LOC142699988 gene encoding uncharacterized protein LOC142699988 has protein sequence MMEEHRPLTSPGKKDLYKDVMMEDHQNCTSLGKKDLYKDVMMEDHQNRTSPGKRDLYKDVMMEDHRPFTSPGKKDLYKDVMMEDHRNRTSPCKKDLYKDIMMEDHLNRTSPDGSSKRNPPKRCPSPPYSQDCAEEDHNVSQELKGEDLNDIKVEVKEEDEETYVVGDQQCKEEEIPVNICPDDCSKGNLSLPDSELEEKYYRPYSPGENPNTQTIYRGNHNRDMLSNPFNQDQLSPHRSDIITEHGGCELFPCSECGKCFTQEAHLLNHEKTHTGVNEPPSSECRKCLTQNGGLCSHLMIPKGKKKFSCSQCGKFFAWKSSLVYHQRSHTGVKPFSCSERGKCFTHKTDLVHHQRTHTGERPFSCAECGKCFIYKSVLREHQRILTGEKSFSCLECGKCFITKSVLVKHQRIHTGEKPYSCSQCGKSFTMKSNLAGHQKIHTGEKPFLCSECGKCFSNKSNLVKHQRFHTGEKPFSCLECGRCFADKSSLISHQRSHTGERPFPCSECGKSFTKKSDLVKHQRLHTDCRQFSCSDCGTIFTGKTDFVKHQSTHTRERLFPCSECGKCFTRKSNLVHHQRSHTGVKPFSCSECGKCFTHKSVLVHHQRGHTGERPSSCAECGKCFIHKSDLGNHQRIHTGEKPFSCLDCGKCFTQKSVLVQHQRIHTGEKPYSCSECGKSFTMKSSLAGHQKIHTGEKPFLCSECGKCFSNKSDLVKHQRFHTGEKPFSCLECGRCFADKSSLISHQRSHTGERPFPCSECGKSFTKKSILVKHQRLHTDCRQFSCSDCGTIFTGKTDFVKHQSTHTRERLFPCSECGKCFTRKSVLVEHQKIHTGERPFSCAECGKCFIQKSNLGDHQRIHTGEKPFSCLECGKCVNTKSSLARHQKIHTGEKPFSCSVCGYCFTLKSYLIRHQRIHTGEKPFSCSECGKEFTEKAGLVVHLKVHTGEKPFTSSDFEKCFTEKPDLIDHQEIRIEEKPFFDHIVGDISADQVFFPPQIFNRADC, from the exons atgatggaggaacaccggcccctcacatcaccgggtaagaaggatctctacaaggacgtcatgatggaggaccaccagaacTGCACATCACTGGGTAAGAAGGATctctacaaggacgtcatgatggaggaccaccaaaaccgcacatcaccgggtaagagggatctgtacaaggacgttatgatggaggaccaccggcccttcacatcaccgggtaagaaggatctctacaaggacgtcatgatggaggaccaccggaaccgcacATCACCGTGTAAGAAGGATCTCTACAAGGacatcatgatggaggaccacctgaaccgcacatcaccgg atggatccagtaagaGAAATCCACCAAAAAGATGTCCTAGTCCTCCGTATTCCCAGGATTGTGCAGAGGAGGATCACAATGTCTCGCAGGAGCTTAAG GGTGAAGATCTAAATGATATTAAAGTTGAAGTTAAGGAGGAAGATGAAGAGACGTATGTGGTGGGTGATCAGCAGTGTAAGGAGGAGGAGATTCCTGTAAATATCTGCCCAG ACGATTGCAGCAAAGGAAATCTTTCATTGCCAGATTCCGAATTGgaagaaaaatattacagaccaTATTCTCCAGGAGAAAACCCAAACACCCAAACGATTTATCGAGGAAATCACAACCGAGATATGTTGTCTAATCCTTTTAACCAAGATCAACTTTCTCCACATAGATCGGATATAATTACCGAACACGGAGGGTGTGAATTATTTCCTTGTTCAGAGtgcgggaaatgttttacacaggaAGCACATCTTCTTAATCATGAGAAGACACACACAGGAGTCAATGAGCCTCCATCTTCCGAATGTAGGAAATGTCTTACCCAGAACGGTGGTCTATGTAGTCATCTGATGATTCCTAAAGGCAAGAAGAAGTTTTCATGTTCACAGTGTGGGAAGTTTTTCGCCTGGAAATCATCCCTTGTCtatcatcagagaagtcacacaggggtgAAGCCTTTTTCATGTTCAGaacgtgggaaatgttttacccatAAAACAGATCTTGTTCACCATCAGAGAACTCACACAGGGGAGAGGCCGTTTTCATGCgccgaatgtggaaaatgttttatctATAAATCGGTTCTTCGTGAACATCAGAGAATTCTCACCGGGGAGAAATCATTTTCTTGtttggaatgtgggaaatgttttattacgAAATCAGTTCTTGTTAagcatcagagaattcacacgggGGAGAAGCCATACTCCTGTTCACAATGTGGAAAATCTTTTACCATGAAATCAAATCTTGCTGGACATCAGAAAATTCACACGGGGGAGAAGCCGTTTTTATGTtcggaatgtgggaaatgtttttccaataaatcaaatcttgttaaacatcagagGTTTCACACGGGGGAGAAACCATTTTCCTGTTTGGAATGTGGAAGATGTTTTGCCGATAAGTCAAgtcttatttcacatcaaaggagTCACACGGGGGAGAGGCCGTTTCCATGTTCGGAATGTGGGAAATCCTTTACCAAGAAATCAGatcttgttaaacatcagagaTTACATACGGACTGCAGGCAATTTTCTTGTTCGGACTGCGGGACAATCTTTACAGGGAAAACAGATTTTGTTAAACACCAGAGTACTCACACAAGGGAGAGACTATTTCCATGTTCCGAATGTGGCAAATGTTTCACCCGAAAATCAAACCTTGTCcatcatcagagaagtcacacaggggtgAAGCctttttcatgttcagaatgtgggaaatgttttacccatAAATCAGTTCTTGTTCACCATCAGAGAGGTCACACAGGGGAGAGGCCATCTTCATGCgccgaatgtggaaaatgttttatccATAAATCAGATCTTGGTAaccatcagagaattcacaccggGGAGAAACCATTTTCTTGTTTGgactgtgggaaatgttttacccagAAATCAGTTCTTGTTCagcatcagagaattcacacgggggagaagccatactcctgttcagaatgtggcaAATCTTTTACCATGAAATCAAGTCTTGCTGGACATCAGAAAATTCACACGGGGGAGAAGCCGTTTTTATGTtcggaatgtgggaaatgtttttccaataaatcagatcttgttaaacatcagagGTTTCACACGGGGGAGAAACCATTTTCCTGTTTGGAATGTGGAAGATGTTTTGCCGATAAGTCAAgtcttatttcacatcaaaggagTCACACGGGGGAGAGGCCGTTTCCATGTTCGGAATGTGGGAAATCCTTTACCAAGAAATCAATtcttgttaaacatcagagaTTACATACGGACTGCAGGCAATTTTCTTGTTCGGACTGCGGGACAATCTTTACAGGGAAAACAGATTTTGTTAAACACCAGAGTACTCACACAAGGGAGAGACTATTTCCATGTTCCGAATGTGGCAAATGTTTCACCCGAAAATCAGTCCTTGTAGAACATCAgaaaattcacacaggggagaggcCGTTTTCATGCgccgaatgtggaaaatgttttatccAAAAATCAAATCTTGGTGaccatcagagaattcacaccggGGAGAAACCATTTTCTTGtttggaatgtgggaaatgtGTTAATACGAAATCAAGTTTAGCTCGACATCAGAAAATTCACacgggggagaagccattttcgtGTTCAGTTTGCGGGTACTGTTTTACCCTGAAATCCTATCTTATTagacatcagagaattcacacaggggagaaaccatttTCATGTTCCGAATGTGGCAAAGAATTCACAGAGAAAGCAGGTCTCGTTGTACATCTAAAGGTTCACACGGGGGAGAAGCCGTTTACAAGTTCAGATTTTGAGAAATGCTTTACCGAGAAACCAGATCTAATTGACCATCAAGAAATTCGGATAGAGGAGAAGCCGTTTTTTGACCACATTGTGGGGGATATAAGTGCAGATCAGGTCTTTTTCCCACCCCAGATCTTTAACCGTGCAGACTGTTGA